A genomic region of Melopsittacus undulatus isolate bMelUnd1 chromosome 5, bMelUnd1.mat.Z, whole genome shotgun sequence contains the following coding sequences:
- the LOC101868493 gene encoding retinoic acid-induced protein 3 translates to MTSPPRGCGSINESYYLLCDMEEAWGIVLESLAVAGILVTIFLICSLFFLICKVQDNSKRHTLSVYFFFLLGTLGVFCLTFAFIIKLNERTRPTRFFLFGVIFALCFSCLLAHACNLNKLVRGRKPFSWLVLLLLIVSFALVQIVINIEYLVTMLVNQREDFLTMSAEKTNKDFVMLLIYVLFLMALTFLVSMFTFCGSYKSWKRHGAHIFVTVLLSIAIWVVWITMLTKGNTALNKKTWDDPVVAIALVSNGWVFLIMYIVPEICFLTAPLKLEDYPPENDFCQPKFIKQTTGVDNRAYTQDELVQGNTGDNSYSPYSSHFQMKTIDPQNDFSIPRAKAQTSPYHDYTGGKGPM, encoded by the exons ATGACCTCACCTCCCCGAGGCTGTGGCAGCATCAATGAAAGCTATTACCTGCTTTGTGACATGGAGGAGGCCTGGGGGATTGTCCTGGAGTCACTGGCTGTGGCTGGCATCCTTGTCACCATTTTCCTCATCTGCTCACTCTTCTTTCTCATCTGCAAAGTCCAAGACAACAGCAAGCGGCACACGCTCTCTgtctatttcttctttctcttagGCACGCTTGGTGTTTTTTGTCTCACTTTTGCCTTCATCATTAAACTCAATGAAAGGACTCGCCCTACTCGCTTCTTCCTATTTGGAGTCATCTTTGCTCTTTGCTTCTCATGCCTCCTGGCCCATGCGTGCAACCTCAACAAACTAGTGAGAGGAAGAAAGCCATTCTCCTGGCTGGTGTTGCTGCTCCTCATTGTTTCCTTTGCCCTGGTACAAATTGTCATCAATATTGAGTATTTAGTCACCATGCTAGTAAACCAGAGAGAGGACTTTCTGACTATGTCTGCAGAGAAGACTAACAAAGACTTTGTCATGCTTTTGATCTACGTGCTCTTCTTGATGGCTCTGACCTTCTTGGTTTCCATGTTCACATTCTGTGGGTCATACAAAAGCTGGAAGAGGCATGGGGCACATATCTTTGTCACTGTCTTGCTCTCCATTGCCATTTGGGTAGTGTGGATCACTATGCTCACAAAAGGCAACACAgccttaaacaaaaaaacctgggATGATCCTGTTGTGGCCATTGCTCTGGTGTCCAATGGATGGGTCTTCCTGATAATGTATATTGTGCCTGAAATTTGTTTCCTCACTGCCCCTCTGAAGCTGGAGGACTACCCTCCAGAAAACGACTTCTGCCAGCCCAAGTTCATAAAGCAGACAACTGGAGTGGACAACCGTGCCTACACCCAAGATGAACTTGTGCAAG GAAACACAGGAGACAACAGCTACTCCCCATACTCTTCTCATTTTCAGATGAAG